ACCCCATTCGTCTTCCACCAACTAAGAATATCAAAATGTTGAGTTCGTGGcaagacaatttcttccaaATACATATCCAACTCGGTTAGAGATTTTGACGCAGCTTGGCTTGAACTTGAAGCAACAAATTTATCATacatatctaaaatattaatatcagatGCATCAATATTAGAAACAGACGAAGTCCCATCAATCCCTGAACCACCACTATTTTCCAATGATTTTTTTGTCTTGGATTGGTAATCTACCAATAAATCACAACAATTTTGTCGAACTTCATCAATTTTAGATTGTGATATTTCATCATAAATTAggggaaaataaaattcaacaagTTTCATCTTATATCTAGGATCCAATATAGTAGCAACTCCCATCATAATATGACAATTATcccaatatttatcaaatttatcatttttatccACATATATGGAGCGGGTATTATAGAATCCatgacccgccccatacccaGATGTGTCTGAAAAATTGGACCGAGACCCAccccatgacccatt
The DNA window shown above is from Primulina huaijiensis isolate GDHJ02 chromosome 12, ASM1229523v2, whole genome shotgun sequence and carries:
- the LOC140990122 gene encoding zinc finger BED domain-containing protein DAYSLEEPER-like, with translation MGVATILDPRYKMKLVEFYFPLIYDEISQSKIDEVRQNCCDLLVDYQSKTKKSLENSGGSGIDGTSSVSNIDASDINILDMYDKFVASSSSQAASKSLTELDMYLEEIVLPRTQHFDILSWWKTNGVKYPNLQKVAKDILDIPVSTVVSESTFAIVEE